The proteins below are encoded in one region of Microbispora sp. NBC_01189:
- a CDS encoding ATP-binding protein, translating into MTAGERHEGFVGTGRKQRGAGVRASPVARPYGTWRREFPGADRSVAEAREWARGLLGERVAAPVLDDVVLLLSEVVTNAVTHSDSGRGVDGRVGVRVTCDTGGVRVEVRDGGSATGAPVVRAPDAEAVGGRGLWLVDGLATAWGTWRDDIGATVWFRVAVRP; encoded by the coding sequence GTGACGGCGGGCGAGCGGCACGAGGGGTTCGTCGGGACGGGCCGGAAGCAGCGCGGTGCGGGCGTGCGCGCCTCGCCGGTCGCTCGGCCGTACGGCACCTGGCGGCGGGAGTTCCCCGGGGCGGACAGGTCGGTCGCCGAGGCCCGGGAGTGGGCGCGCGGCCTGCTCGGAGAGCGGGTCGCGGCACCGGTCCTCGACGACGTGGTGCTGCTGCTGAGCGAGGTGGTCACCAACGCCGTCACGCACTCCGACTCGGGACGCGGCGTGGACGGCCGGGTGGGGGTGCGGGTGACCTGCGACACCGGAGGCGTACGCGTCGAGGTGCGCGACGGCGGATCGGCCACCGGCGCGCCGGTGGTGCGGGCGCCGGACGCCGAGGCGGTCGGCGGGCGCGGCCTCTGGCTGGTGGACGGACTCGCCACCGCGTGGGGCACATGGCGGGACGACATCGGCGCGACGGTCTGGTTCCGGGTCGCCGTGCGCCCGTGA